Part of the Xiphophorus maculatus strain JP 163 A chromosome 3, X_maculatus-5.0-male, whole genome shotgun sequence genome, TTTTAAGATAAACCACTTTCCATGAAGATCATGACGTATAAtgagaggaaagaaagaggaCTTATTCTTTGGTAATATgtcaacagattttattttttaaagtaaaacagcaTCTACATCCCAgtaacataaaatcagtttagtCAAACAACTTTGTACTTTTTGCACAAAGTActgtattttccgcactataaggcgcacctaaaaaccttcaattctctcaaaagccgagagtgtgccttataatccggtgcgccttatatatggaccaatattgagccacaacaggtctcgcaactacggtaagcagccgccgacttcaatttcccccgtagaagaagaagcacggtgggttttgtgtaaagaccccaaaatggctcctattaagagacaagcttacgacgcagagtttaagctcaaggcgatcagtcaggcagtagaacacgggaatagagcagcagccagagaatttaacatgaacgaatcaatggtgcggaagtggatatatattgtgattgcactaacgtttgatttactgtaaaagtatcagactgttttttacgtgctTATTGAATCAAGGAAAAGTttccctccactatatgttataccttgctgttgttgaaagataaactgtgtcacgtcacttactttacctcggggaaaataataaaacagctgtttattcattttgggaatgaacagagttttcataacgctggtttgtaatctattaataaagtttgactgacctatctgactgttttgttgacattctcTTTACCGCAGTTctatctaatggatgcataacgtaaccccagcctctactgtagcgtctattctatgcgccttatatatgaaaaaagttttaaaataggccattcattgaaggtgcgccttataatgtggtgcaccttatagtgcggaaaatacggtaaccAGACTTTGGATTCTTTCATCACCTAGCATTAAGGCacattttaaagctaaaagTTTCGTATGTTCTTACAGAAGCAGTGACAACACTTTCACATCACACTAAAAGTTCAAGTAAAGCAATCTTTCTATTGATGAGGAAttgcaaacatgtttaaaaaaatactctgcGATTTGGTCTTCTTTGGTCTGTTGAGAACTGACCATGTGGCTGTGACTTGAGCCGTTTGTAACGCTCACTCCATACttcaataaatagaaataaatcaaCAGACATAAATAGAGGAGTGGGAAAGGTCACCTGCAACCTCTCAGCTCTCCCAAAGCTAGTTGGAATATGTCAAAACTCATGAGTGAACTGAGCTCAGTGCTACGAAATTAAGTGCAATCTACCCCAAAGGTCGTACATCAGTGTTTAACGCAAACGCGTTTATCGTCTACAACGGACACTTAGTGTTGCAGGGATCGCCAGAAGTGAAAAGTCCGTAGATGCTGACCTGCGGAAACATGGACACGGCGCCGAGCATGGAGCCCAGCTGCACTACGGCACCGCACCACACGAGGGCACTGTGCCCCTCGTCTCTCAGTATGACCCCAATGATGACCTTCACGTAAGAGAGACAGAGGACGAACAGGATCCAGGCCAGCACCTGTGGCAGAGAGGAAGTCGataacaaaatctgaaattacaTCAGCTCTCTGTAGTGTAGAATTACGAAAAAGTGCAAATTGTGGTTTAATATCTTGGTCACATGAATTCACTATCATTTCCCTTTTTCTATACAAGGCAGCCTGGAGTCAACTCttccttttactttttgatttttttcatgtcacACATTCCTGTGACTTTGTAACATAaagtaaatgaaacaaaacaagagatCGGATTTATTTGAATCTGAGATAAAGTGTCGAGTTCAACCTTAGGAAAAGAGTAACAGTAAAGGAACACTGAGAAATTACTATGAGTCTGATCTTTGCAGTATTTTGGATAGATGAGCtgacatacattttaaattctttagaAATAGCAGAAAtcatactttaaaaataaaattgcttgtgtaaaattagtcaaaattgtgaaaaaacgAAATTCTTAGAAGGACAGGAGAGGATTAGGATAACTGGAGAAAAACAATCtggctttttttctaaaaaaaaaataaagatgagaattctgggattaaagtcagaatttcttGTTTGTCTTCAGTAGCCCTCGTCCTCTTCCATGCTTAATGCAgacatttcttttctgtttgaatattttttcataaccCCCTAATGTTCCAGATGAATGTctgatttaaaagttaaatcagTGGCACTGATAACAAAGACTCAACTTACTTGAGTCTACAAGTAACTTGTAGACTAAAGTCTCTATGGCTGCAATACAAGGCACTGCAGTCATAGAGAATGCAATGCCTTGTATATCTAGTCAACAAACTTTTTCCGTTTGAAATTTTACAATAATGGATTTCAATGCACCTTGTTGAGGAACAGAACACATTGGTGTATATTCATAGAACCGCACAGGATTCatggttttcaaacattttaactgctctctcctcctccctgaaAAATGTGGTATGCATTTGTACTcaccaaatacaaaaaaaagatacGAGACTTAAAAACATGTCTTACAATGACAACGGTTCCAGAGGCGTAGTGGACCAGTAGAGGACAGGGACTCATAGCTGCCATGGCCATAATGTAGGCTCCAAAACCAGTCCCGAAAACTGTCAGAATCCCCATAAAGATAAGAGACCTGGAAAAAGTTCACAGTGAAATTAAGTTGAAAAAGTAAACAACATAACACATACAATAGGAATATGGAAATATCTTGTCAGAGAATATCTTGTCTCACCTCACTGGTGCAAACATGGCAATGAAGCAGGCCACAGGGTTAGCAACAGCGCCCATGGTGGCAGCCAGATGGTAGGCTTTGTTCCCATAGGGCAGACAGGAGTACGTCTGCACGGAGGGCAAAACTGCATTGGTCAGAGCGTTGACCCATGCGAGGACAACAAAGATGAACACCACTTCCAAGTTGCTGTATGTCCCCTTTCCAAACGAACCCTTTGATTCTTTCCCGGCGGCCTCTCTAGGGCTGATCATTGGCTTCTGCTCTGGTGCTTGGGCATGCAGAGAGAAGCCTGGATCCCTCTTCTCCGTTTCCAGATCTGGACTAAAGTATCGGTCGCTCTTCCTCTCGCGAGCCACGGCCGGGTGAAGGTTGAGCAGGATGAAGGCTACCAGGCACACAACCATCATAGCGCTGAGAAAAACGAAGAAAACCTCGACGGAGAATTTAGCAGGCTGGTAGACGGATTGCAGCCCGCCGCCGCTCACCCAGCTGGAGTTGGGAGCCGACGAGTTTGCAGTTGAAGTGGTGTTTTCGCAGTGGGCTACCCCCACACCCTGAATCAACGCCACCATGGCGGGCACCAGGCCGCTGAGGCCCTCGCCCGCAAAGTACGTAGTGAGATACTCCGGACGCAGACGCATCATGAAAGGCAGGAAGGTGACGGACGATGTGCAGTCCACCACAGACAGCAGGAAGCTCAAAACCAGCAGGGGTACGCTGCGCAGGGAGCCAGCTATCATCACCGTGTGCCTCCAGAAGAACGCGAGCAGGAAGGTGGCCACGATCCCCAAACCCACGATGGAGTAGATGACGGGCCGCTCGTCCAGCGCGCCTGGCCGGAAGCGGTGCATCAGAGTGATGAAGAGAGGACCTACGTTTGCCATCTGGATGAGGACGGTGAGGTAGGAGGGCAGCAGCCAGCCCTCGGGGGCCTTCTCTTGGACAACCAGGGGAAGCTCCACCCACATCCCGTTGATGGCCACCCAGGAGCCCATGCCGAAAAGGCACGCCAGCACGTGGGTCAGCAGCGACATGACGAAGGCGGGGCTGAGCAATAAAGATGAGCGcaacctgaaagaaaacaacagaagaagatTTTGTTTATGAAAGTTGAAGGAATTCCGTTTAAAAAtgggactttttaaaatttcaaattctgcatttttgaaACGGTAGCCTCTCAATTTACAGGGAGAATTTATCACatacaaacaaatgtttaaccCATTAACTTGCATATTTTGTATGCGTATGAGCTATTGAGTTCCGGCAATCAATTATTAACAGGGTGATAAATAAGAAGGCaaataaaaagcccaaaactgGGTCACATTGAATGAAAGTATCTCCTGAGATGATTTTCTAACATCAAGAATCAATTTCTTTATGCACCTCCTGAGTAACATGTATGCAAGTcattgaagaaaaatgtatggAAAACATGCTTatgttcattttactctgaattttcagccacatagtgccatcaatcaaataactatgatatatataataattcacaaactttttccactttaatgtaacatttatcTTGAGCAATTCAATTAATAAtggcagagggaaaaaaaaaaaagatgtttggaCAAGTGTGCCTAACCTTAAACTAATAAATTGTCAAAGCAACCTTGCATTCAGTCGTGTTTTGTAGTAATCCATCAGGATGCCACACCTCAACAGTAATATTTACCCCACCTACCTTGCTAATGTTCTCCAAATCCAGATTTAGCCCTGAACTCTGACTAAGCCGTTCCAACCCTTTACTCTTCTTCTGTTGAAGTCAATCTTTTGGTGATTTGGATGTGTGTATACTTGAACTCACTGGgatggtaaaaaacaaaattgccatGAAAAGTGGTAATTTGACTGGTATTAGAACTGAATGGTTTTTTTAGTCTCTTCGTAACCTAATCCACCTTGACAAGCACCACTGTTTTTGGAGTGCAAATCTACCACCACCTTGTTCTATTGCGGGATCTGGTTGGTTGTGTTTTCCCAAAGGTTGTGCAGAGAGTGCTTCAACtaaaaatattagcagaaagttgagtggaagggaAAAGTACAGTAGAAAAAGAGGGACAGGGCTAAGTTAGAATCCATTGtaattaaaactgcaaaacgTAACTGGGGTTACGTGTTGTAACattcttcattttattaaaaggcaTTTTGGCAGCTGTCAAACTACTTGGTCAATTACTGCCACCTTGTGGTTTGATACATGTTACTACAACGCAGTagtagccaaaaaaaaaaaaaaaacagaatagtatttgtaaaaacaatttaacaggattttaaaataagttttagatTGAAATTTGAAACCAGTTTCCTTCCTCTATTCCCGGCTCAGTCCAAAAGTATTGAAATGTTGGCATGAAAGTGCATGCTCTTCATAATCTGCGTAACTGACCTTCTGGATGTCTTTCCCTACCTCTTCTTCCATCATTATACCATGTGCTTTCTAACTGTGGATGTGTGACCTTTCACACACTAACACACTGTCTGCTCCCATAAAAAGCACCAAGCATTGgggacacaaacacacacacaatagaGGGCAGTGGCATGTCATTCAAGGTATGTTACTTTCTTGTGtcaataataaacacaaagacagctaatttttcagaaaaaaaatcattaaatgactgaaaacttttaGCTGTGTGGTTTTTAAAAGCAACGTGTTAGTGAAAGAGGTTTACTGTGTTGTAAAAGAAAAGTTACGCTAAACTCAGAAAGCTTAGATTAGTCAAGATAATGATATTACACAATGCTCTATGGCTGGAAGCAGGCTTTACTTCCTGGACTTTTggattgaaatatttattctaaaattaCTATCTTTACACATTGTCATCCCTTCGGACAGTGAATGGGCCAGATGGAGTCAGAGGCGTCGCGTTTTAGTTAAAACACTCCGACAATCCAATAACCTCCAGCTCTTTGTTCCGTCAGGTAAACGTAATTAACAGGTAGAGAAACCCATTCCCTTACCTCGTTCAGAACATGAGTAACAGCTCCTATCAGAACTCCCTCCTCCCAAAAATCTTCACTCCACTAAGTATCACTGTTTTTTCCTTACATTTGTTACCCGCATGTCTGTGCGCGACCCCCTCCCGCTCTCCTTCTCACCCCGACACACACTCGGACTCAGAAAAGCGTAACACTCCGCTTCCGCGTCTCTGCTGCGCTTGACTGCCGGGGAGGAGTGGCTAACCGCGCGCGCATGTGCTCTACCGCCATGACGGTTGCGTCATCCCTCTCCGTTAGAGAGCGGTTTTCATGGAGCTCTGTGATAGGAGGAAAGGCGGTGACGTAAGAAGCTCCTCCCTTCCTACTATTCCATGGTTTACTCGTCTGACTATGCccgcttttaaaaaaacagagtcCTAGCGAAACAGAAGAGCCAAACTTCAAAATTTCTAGTACTTCTTGGTccttttctcaaaaacaaacaaacaaac contains:
- the LOC102216829 gene encoding riboflavin transporter 2-like isoform X2 — protein: MSLLTHVLACLFGMGSWVAINGMWVELPLVVQEKAPEGWLLPSYLTVLIQMANVGPLFITLMHRFRPGALDERPVIYSIVGLGIVATFLLAFFWRHTVMIAGSLRSVPLLVLSFLLSVVDCTSSVTFLPFMMRLRPEYLTTYFAGEGLSGLVPAMVALIQGVGVAHCENTTSTANSSAPNSSWVSGGGLQSVYQPAKFSVEVFFVFLSAMMVVCLVAFILLNLHPAVARERKSDRYFSPDLETEKRDPGFSLHAQAPEQKPMISPREAAGKESKGSFGKGTYSNLEVVFIFVVLAWVNALTNAVLPSVQTYSCLPYGNKAYHLAATMGAVANPVACFIAMFAPVRSLIFMGILTVFGTGFGAYIMAMAAMSPCPLLVHYASGTVVIVLAWILFVLCLSYVKVIIGVILRDEGHSALVWCGAVVQLGSMLGAVSMFPQVSIYGLFTSGDPCNTKCPL
- the LOC102216829 gene encoding riboflavin transporter 2-like isoform X1, which translates into the protein MLRSSLLLSPAFVMSLLTHVLACLFGMGSWVAINGMWVELPLVVQEKAPEGWLLPSYLTVLIQMANVGPLFITLMHRFRPGALDERPVIYSIVGLGIVATFLLAFFWRHTVMIAGSLRSVPLLVLSFLLSVVDCTSSVTFLPFMMRLRPEYLTTYFAGEGLSGLVPAMVALIQGVGVAHCENTTSTANSSAPNSSWVSGGGLQSVYQPAKFSVEVFFVFLSAMMVVCLVAFILLNLHPAVARERKSDRYFSPDLETEKRDPGFSLHAQAPEQKPMISPREAAGKESKGSFGKGTYSNLEVVFIFVVLAWVNALTNAVLPSVQTYSCLPYGNKAYHLAATMGAVANPVACFIAMFAPVRSLIFMGILTVFGTGFGAYIMAMAAMSPCPLLVHYASGTVVIVLAWILFVLCLSYVKVIIGVILRDEGHSALVWCGAVVQLGSMLGAVSMFPQVSIYGLFTSGDPCNTKCPL